From Musa acuminata AAA Group cultivar baxijiao chromosome BXJ3-8, Cavendish_Baxijiao_AAA, whole genome shotgun sequence, one genomic window encodes:
- the LOC135644393 gene encoding uncharacterized protein LOC135644393 isoform X1 — translation MQSPTPPAQEQQQQQQHLVLRIRNSAHSHRESASEEEREDEEASRTALSTFRAKEEEIERKKMEVREKVFAQLGRVEEESKRLAVIQKELEAIADPTRKEVSAIRKKIDAVNRELKPLGHNCLKKEKEYKEALEAFNGKNREKAQLVNRLIELVSESERLRMKKLEELGKTVDSLR, via the exons ATGCAGTCTCCGACTCCTCCTGcacaggagcagcagcagcagcagcagcatctggTTCTACGAATCAGGAACTCCGCGCATAGCCACAGAGAGAGCGCATCAGAAGAGGAGAGGGAAGATGAGGAAGCATCAAGAACAGCCCTGTCGACCTTCCGGGCCAAGGAAGAAGAGATTGAGAGGAAGAAGATGGAGGTCAGGGAGAAGGTGTTCGCCCAGTTGGGCCGCGTGGAAGAGGAAAGCAAACGACTGGCCGTGATCCAAAAG GAACTTGAAGCGATAGCGGATCCAACGAGGAAGGAGGTGTCAGCCATACGCAAGAAGATAGACGCTGTCAACCGCGAACTGAAGCCTCTCGGCCACAACTGCCTCAAGAAG GAGAAGGAGTACAAGGAAGCTCTTGAAGCCTTTAATGGGAAGAACAGGGAGAAGGCGCAACTGGTGAACAGACTGATAGAG TTGGTCAGCGAGAGCGAGAGGTTGAGGATGAAGAAGCTGGAGGAGCTGGGCAAGACGGTGGACTCTCTTCGATGA
- the LOC135644393 gene encoding uncharacterized protein LOC135644393 isoform X2, translating to MQSPTPPAQEQQQQQQHLVLRIRNSAHSHRESASEEEREDEEASRTALSTFRAKEEEIERKKMEVREKVFAQLGRVEEESKRLAVIQKELEAIADPTRKEVSAIRKKIDAVNRELKPLGHNCLKKEYKEALEAFNGKNREKAQLVNRLIELVSESERLRMKKLEELGKTVDSLR from the exons ATGCAGTCTCCGACTCCTCCTGcacaggagcagcagcagcagcagcagcatctggTTCTACGAATCAGGAACTCCGCGCATAGCCACAGAGAGAGCGCATCAGAAGAGGAGAGGGAAGATGAGGAAGCATCAAGAACAGCCCTGTCGACCTTCCGGGCCAAGGAAGAAGAGATTGAGAGGAAGAAGATGGAGGTCAGGGAGAAGGTGTTCGCCCAGTTGGGCCGCGTGGAAGAGGAAAGCAAACGACTGGCCGTGATCCAAAAG GAACTTGAAGCGATAGCGGATCCAACGAGGAAGGAGGTGTCAGCCATACGCAAGAAGATAGACGCTGTCAACCGCGAACTGAAGCCTCTCGGCCACAACTGCCTCAAGAAG GAGTACAAGGAAGCTCTTGAAGCCTTTAATGGGAAGAACAGGGAGAAGGCGCAACTGGTGAACAGACTGATAGAG TTGGTCAGCGAGAGCGAGAGGTTGAGGATGAAGAAGCTGGAGGAGCTGGGCAAGACGGTGGACTCTCTTCGATGA